Within Schaalia sp. HMT-172, the genomic segment CGCGTGCGCGGCCTGACCCGCACGATCGGCGAGGTCACCCCCGAGGTCTCCGAGCAGCTCGCCCTCGCCCGAAACGAGGCCGACGGCTCCGAGGCGCTCGAGGAATCGCCCTACACCATCGGGCGCACGCCCGACGTCCCGCGCTCCGGCTCCTTCGGGATGCCCGGCGCCGCCGCGCCCACCGGACTGGCCCAGCCTCGGGCTCGCAAGGCGCGCACCACCACCCCCACTGAGAAGAAGGAGGAGAGCAAGTGAGCCTCGCCTGGTACCTCATCCTTGCGGGTGTGCTGTTCGCCATCGGAGCGACCACGGTCCTCGTGCGCCGCAGCGCGGTCATCGCGCTCATGGGCGTCGAAATGATGCTCAACGCCGCGAACCTCGTCCTCGTGACGTTCTCGCGCATTAACTCCAACGTTGACGGCGAGATCATGGCGTTCTTCGTCATGGTCGTCGCGGCGGCTGAGGTCGTCGTCGGCCTGTCGATCATCGTGTCCATCTATCGTTCGCGCTCGACCACGAGCATGGACGACCTCAACCTGCTGAAGAACTGAGGGAGGACGTAACTCATGACTACCTTCATGTTCCCGCAGGCTCTCACCGTCTACGATACGGTCCCCGCCACCGGAGCCGCCGCCTACGCGTGGGCGCTCATCCTCATCCCACTGGCCAGCGCAGGCCTGCTCCTGCTGCTGGGCCGCGCCTCGGACAAATGGGGCCACCTGCTGGCGACCCTCGCGTCCTGGTCCACCTTCGTGGTCGGCGCGCTCATCGCCGCCCAGATGTGGAACGCCCCCGTGGATGCGCGCCGCTTCGGCCAGACGCTGTTCACCTGGATCCCCGCCGGTGACTTTACCGTCGATTTCGGTCTCCTCGTGGACCCGCTGTCGATCACGTTCGTCATCCTGGTGACCTTCGTCGGTTCGCTCATCCACGTGTACGCGATCGCCTACATGGAGCACGATGCGGCCCGCCGCCGCTTCTTCGCCTACCTGAACTTCTTCATCGCGGCGATGCTGACCCTGGTCCTGGCCGACTCCTACGCCGGCCTCTTCGCCGGTTGGGAAGGCGTGGGCCTGGCGTCCTACCTGCTGATCGGCTTCTGGAACCACGTTCCCGCCTACGCGGTGGCCGCCAAGAAGGCGTTCGTCATGAACCGTGTCGGCGACATGGGCATGCTGATCGCCATGATGGCGATGGTCGCCTCCTTCCACTCGGTGTCCTTCTCCGTTGTCTCTACCCAGGTCGAGTCGATCCCCGCTGCGTCCGCGACGGTCATCGGCTTCTTCCTGCTGGTT encodes:
- the nuoK gene encoding NADH-quinone oxidoreductase subunit NuoK produces the protein MSLAWYLILAGVLFAIGATTVLVRRSAVIALMGVEMMLNAANLVLVTFSRINSNVDGEIMAFFVMVVAAAEVVVGLSIIVSIYRSRSTTSMDDLNLLKN